The following are from one region of the Pelotomaculum isophthalicicum JI genome:
- the rsfS gene encoding ribosome silencing factor, whose amino-acid sequence MSLSPQAMVNVAVQAAEDKKAADITVLDIREISVIADYFIICSGRSGTQVQAIVENIQERLEKDGVITLRREGFREGNWVLLDYGDVIIHVFRESERQFYNLERLWGDAQVVGLPVNI is encoded by the coding sequence TTGTCCTTAAGTCCACAGGCAATGGTGAACGTTGCGGTGCAGGCAGCGGAAGACAAGAAGGCAGCAGATATAACCGTTCTCGATATTCGTGAAATATCTGTTATAGCGGATTATTTTATTATTTGCAGCGGCCGCTCAGGTACTCAGGTACAGGCTATTGTTGAGAATATCCAAGAGAGGCTGGAAAAAGACGGTGTTATTACTTTACGCCGGGAAGGCTTCCGGGAAGGTAACTGGGTGTTGTTGGATTACGGTGATGTCATAATTCACGTCTTTCGGGAATCTGAACGGCAATTCTATAATCTTGAACGCCTGTGGGGTGACGCTCAGGTGGTTGGGCTCCCCGTCAATATTTAA
- a CDS encoding RNA recognition motif domain-containing protein, whose product MTRTLYVGNLPWATKAEDLANAFSVHGEVLSSRVITDRETGRSRGFGFVEVREEDAEAMIAAMNGTDLDGRIITVNEARAREER is encoded by the coding sequence TTGACGCGTACATTGTATGTTGGAAATCTACCGTGGGCTACTAAAGCTGAAGATCTTGCCAACGCTTTTTCAGTACATGGCGAAGTTCTGAGTAGCCGCGTTATTACAGATCGTGAGACTGGTCGCTCCCGCGGGTTTGGTTTCGTTGAAGTTCGGGAAGAGGATGCGGAAGCTATGATTGCCGCAATGAACGGTACGGATCTTGACGGTAGGATTATCACCGTTAATGAGGCAAGGGCGCGGGAAGAAAGATAA